In the Fusarium oxysporum f. sp. lycopersici 4287 chromosome 9, whole genome shotgun sequence genome, one interval contains:
- a CDS encoding protein transporter SEC61 subunit alpha, with the protein MSSLRFLDLVKPFVPFLPEVQQPETKIPFNQKLMWTALTLLIFLVMSQMPLYGIVSSDNSDPLYWLRMVIASNRGTLMELGITPIISSGMVFQLLAGTHMIDVNLDLKSDRELYQTAQKLLAFILSAGTATVYVFSGLYGPPSDLGAGIVFLLILQLVVAGMIVILLDELLQKGYGLGSGISLFIATNICESIMWKAFSPTTINTGRGPEFEGAVIALFHLLMTWPNKQRALQEAFYRQNLPNIMNLLATIAVFAAVIYLQGFRVEIPVKSSRQRGARGSYPVRLFYTSNMPIMLQSALSSNVFLISQMLYSRFSENLLVRLFGVWEAKDGSSQLHATSGLVYYMSPPQNMKEALLDPIHMSAYIVYMLGACALFSKTWIEVSGSSPRDVAKQLKDQGLVMAGHRDQSMYKELKRIIPTAAAFGGACIGALSVTSDLLGALGSGTGTLLAVTIIYGYFEIAAKEGDMAGMKGMIMG; encoded by the exons ATGAGTTCCC TACGATTCCTCGATCTGGTCAAACCGTTCGTGCCGTTCCTCCCTGAGGTTCAGCAGCCGGAGACCAAGATTCCCTTCAACCAGAAGCTCATGTGGACGGCCCTCaccctcctcatcttcctggtCATGAGCCAGATGCCTCTCTACGGTATCGTCTCCTCCGACAACTCGGATCCTCTATACTGGCTGCGAATGGTTATCGCGAGTAACCGTGGTACACTGATGGAATTGGGTATCACccccatcatctcctctgGCATGGTTTTCCAGCTCCTTGCTGGCACCCACATGATCGACGTCAACCTTGACCTCAAGTCCGACCGCGAGCTCTACCAGACCGCCCAGAAGCTTCTGGCCTTCATCCTCTCCGCCGGTACTGCTACTGTCTACGTCTTCTCCGGTCTCTATGGACCTCCCTCCGACCTCGGTGCTGGTATTGTCTTCCTCCTGATTCTCCAGCTTGTTGTTGCCGGCATGATTGTCATCCTCCTCGACGAGCTCCTCCAGAAGGGCTACGGTCTTGGCAGCGGTATCTCTCTGTTCATTGCCACCAACATCTGCGAGTCCATCATGTGGAAGGCTTTCTCCCccaccaccatcaacacTGGCCGTGGTCCCGAGTTTGAGGGTGCTGTCATTGCCCTCTTCCACCTCCTCATGACCTGGCCCAACAAGCAGCGAGCTCTCCAGGAGGCTTTCTACCGCCAGAACCTCCCCAACATCATGAACCTCCTTGCCACCATTGCCGTCTTCGCCGCTGTCATCTACCTCCAGGGTTTCCGCGTCGAGATCCCCGTCAAGTCTTCTCGCCAGCGTGGTGCTCGTGGATCTTACCCCGTCCGCCTGTTCTACACCTCCAACATGCCCATCATGCTGCAGTCCGCTCTTTCTTCCAACGTCTTCCTTATCAGCCAGATGCTCTACTCCCGCTTCTCTGAGAACCTCCTTGTCCGTCTCTTCGGTGTCTGGGAGGCTAAGGATGGTTCTTCTCAGCTCCACGCTACCTCTGGTCTCGTCTACTACATGTCTCCTCCCCAGAACATGAAGGAGGCTCTTCTCGACCCTATCCACATGAGTGCCTACATTGTCTACATGCTCGGTGCTTGcgctctcttctccaagaccTGGATTGAGGTTTCTGGCTCCAGCCCTCGTGATGTTgccaagcagctcaaggatCAGGGTCTCGTCATGGCCGGTCACCGTGATCAGTCCATGTACAAAGAGCTCAAGCGTATCATTCCTACTGCCGCTGCCTTTGGTGGTGCCTGCATTGGTGCGCTCTCCGTCACCAGTGACCTTTTGGGCGCTCTTGGTTCCGGTACTGGTACTCTCCTTGCTGTCAC TATCATCTACGGTTACTTCGAAATCGCCGCCAAGGAGGGTGACATGGCCGGTATGAAGGGCATGATTATGGGCTAA
- a CDS encoding tRNA dimethylallyltransferase: MLRRLSPLLRRNVTTMSRKPPAEPLVVVLGSTGTGKSDLAVELATRLNGEIINADAMQLYNGLPIITNKITVEEQRDIPHHLLGHISLDEQPWDVDDFKREATRTIREIRGRGRLPILVGGSQYYVDPILFKEVILDDIDLDMSKSFPILQESGEVMLHELRKVDPVMADRWHPKDRRKIQRSLEIYLRSGRRASEYYAEQQARKEAAQQDANKQPWENLLFWVYSERDVLRDRLDKRVDKMQTSGLMDEVRELYEFKHKKEVEGQRLDMTKGIWQSIGYKQFEPYLSAVDEGREAAELEKLKSAGLEEMKSATRRYAVYQTRWIRLKQIPRIREIGPEAMNNMYLLDSTDVSEYGQNVVEPAIELTEQFLKGEERPLPTEISSLAKEVLTQVGNPPPKATPCKRTCEVCHTVLMTEEAWKQHLKSSTHRRVVRKKARTSLVPVEKVPKDKDEGDSGPELGSMFSE, from the exons ATGCTTCGTCGCCTGAGTCCTCTTCTCAGGCGAAATGTCACTACAATGTCTAGAAAACCTCCAGCAGAACCCCTGGTGGTTGTGCTAGGATCAACGGGCACGGGCAAGTCAGAT TTGGCTGTTGAACTCGCAACTCGGTTGAATGGTGAAATCATCAATGCCGATGCTATGCAGTTGTATAATGGACTGccaatcatcaccaacaaaaTCACTGTTGAAGAACAGCGTGAtattcctcatcatcttcttggaCATATTTCTTTGGATGAGCAACCCtgggatgttgatgatttCAAGAGGGAAGCGACTCGAACAATACGGGAGATTCGCGGTCGAGGACGATTGCCCATCCTCGTCGGTGGTTCACAGTATTACGTCGACCCTATACTCTTCAAAGAGGTTATTCTAGATGACATAGACCTGGATATGTCCAAGTCATTTCCAATTCTGCAAGAGTCAGGCGAAGTTATGCTCCACGAGTTACGAAAGGTTGACCCTGTCATGGCCGATCGATGGCACCCCAAGGATCGTCGCAAGATTCAGCGATCCCTGGAGATTTACCTCAGGAGCGGCAGGAGAGCATCCGAATACTATGCTGAGCAACAAGCTAGAAAAGAAGCGGCACAGCAAGACGCCAACAAACAGCCCTGGGAGAATCTGCTGTTCTGGGTCTACTCGGAACGAGATGTCCTGCGAGATCGTCTCGATAAGCGAGTCGATAAGATGCAGACGAGTGGACTCATGGATGAAGTCCGAGAACTTTACGAATTTAAGCATAAAAAGGAAGTGGAAGGTCAACGGCTTGACATGACAAAGGGCATTTGGCAGTCAATTGGATATAAGCAATTCGAGCCATACCTGTCTGCTGTTGACGAGGGGCGAGAGGCTGCAGAGCTTGAGAAATTGAAGAGCGCAGGACTTGAAGAGATGAAGTCGGCAACGAGACGATACGCTGTCTACCAGACTCGCTGGATAAGACTGAAGCAGATTCCACGGATACGCGAGATTGGCCCAGAAGCTATGAACAACATGTATCTTCTGGACAGTACGGATGTTTCAGAATATGGGCAGAACGTCGTTGAGCCGGCGATCGAGTTGACGGAGCAGTTCCTGAAAGGCGAAGAACGTCCATTACCGACTGAGATATCGTCACTTGCTAAAGAGGTTCTCACACAAGTTGGCAACCCACCACCAAAAGCAACACCGTGTAAACGTACATGCGAAGTCTGTCATACGGTGTTAATGACAGAAGAAGCATGGAAGCAGCACTTGAAGAGTTCAACTCACCGACGAGTTGTTCGCAAGAAAGCTAGAACCTCTTTGGTTCCAGTGGAAAAAGTGCCCAAGGACAAAGATGAAGGAGACTCTGGGCCAGAGTTAGGGTCCATGTTTTCAGAGTGA
- a CDS encoding transcription initiation factor TFIID subunit 6, translated as MATDTPKLLWNPDNVKDVAESVGISSLNEEALKCLTQDVEYRVGQVIVESLRFMRAARRTTLTVNDISLALKALDVEPLYGYDSTRPLRYGEASLGPGQPLFYIEDEEVDFEKLINAPLPKVPRDMGFTAHWLAIEGVQPSIPQNPTTSESRSQELLPKGPGANPALSALAGNDNVSMKPSVKHIVSKELILYFDKIQAAVLDDNPDEEVVRLRQAALGSVRDDPGLHQLIPYFITFIMDRVTHHLDDTFTLKQMMELTNALIENKSLFLDPYASPLSAPALTCLMARKLGTDEGTDALKEQYDLRQLAASLVGRIARKYSASNTLLRPKLTRTCLKYFLDPTKPPAVLYGAIHGLLEAGGPEAIRVLVLRNLQTFDSGILQPLKEKAEGTMDYEMLVQGIVQAVASLADHVESDANGVNGTANVETEISELKDFIGPIIGEKIASSNNRRLIRTILDARFLD; from the exons ATGGCTACCGATACCCCCAAACTGCTCTGGAATCCTGATAATGTCAAGGATGTCGCAGAGTCAGTTGGCATCAGCTCTCTCAACGAAGAGGCGCTCAAGTGCTTGACACAGGATGTCGAATACCGAGTCGGCCAGGTCATCGTGGAGTCTCTGCGCTTCATGCGTGCCGCCCGCAGAACAACCCTTACCGTCAACGATATCTCCCTCGCGCTCAAGGCGCTCGACGTTGAGCCCCTCTACGGCTACGATTCTACGCGTCCGCTACGATACGGCGAGGCCAGCCTTGGACCTGGCCAGCCTCTATTCTacattgaggatgaggaggtcgATTTTGAAAAGCTCATCAATGCGCCTCTGCCTAAGGTGCCGCGCGACATGGGTTTTACAG CGCACTGGCTCGCCATCGAAGGTGTCCAGCCTTCCATCCCTCAGAACCCCACGACTTCCGAATCTCGATCGCAGGAGCTCCTCCCCAAGGGACCTGGTGCGAACCCTGCCTTGTCCGCCTTGGCAGGCAATGACAATGTCTCCATGAAACCATCTGTTAAGCACATTGTGAGCAAGGAGCTCATACTCTACTTTGATAAAATCCAGGCTGCTGTTCTCGACGACAATCCTGACGAAGAAGTGGTACGCCTACGGCAAGCCGCTCTCGGTTCCGTGAGAGACGACCCTGGTCTTCACCAGCTCATCCCATACttcatcaccttcatcatggacCGAGTAACACACCATCTCGATGACACCTTCACTCTTAAGcagatgatggagttgacgAATGCTCTCATCGAGAACAAGAGCCTTTTCCTGGATCCCTACGCCAGCCCCCTCTCAGCCCCCGCTCTTACTTGTCTGATGGCGAGAAAATTGGGCACCGATGAGGGGACAGATGCTCTCAAGGAGCAGTATGATCTTCGACAGCTGGCTGCATCTCTGGTTGGACGAATTGCGCGCAAATACTCGGCTTCCAACACACTCCTACGGCCCAAGTTGACGAGGACATGCCTCAAATACTTTCTCGACCCTACCAAACCCCCTGCGGTTCTCTACGGTGCCATCCACGGCCTGTTGGAAGCAGGAGGTCCAGAGGCAATCCGCGTGCTGGTGCTACGTAACTTGCAGACTTTTGACTCGGGGATCCTACAGCCTCTGAAGGAAAAGGCAGAGGGTACAATGGACTACGAGATGCTGGTTCAGGGCATAGTACAAGCTGTGGCTTCGCTGGCAGATCATGTTGAATCAGACGCCAATGGAGTCAATGGTACAGCAAACGTTGAGACAGAGATATCCGAACTGAAGGACTTTATCGGGCCCATCATTGGGGAAAAGATTGCCTCTTCCAATAATCGGAGATTAATCAGGACAATCCTGGATGCTCGATTCTTGGATTAG
- a CDS encoding protein transporter SEC61 subunit alpha has product MWTALTLLIFLVMSQMPLYGIVSSDNSDPLYWLRMVIASNRGTLMELGITPIISSGMVFQLLAGTHMIDVNLDLKSDRELYQTAQKLLAFILSAGTATVYVFSGLYGPPSDLGAGIVFLLILQLVVAGMIVILLDELLQKGYGLGSGISLFIATNICESIMWKAFSPTTINTGRGPEFEGAVIALFHLLMTWPNKQRALQEAFYRQNLPNIMNLLATIAVFAAVIYLQGFRVEIPVKSSRQRGARGSYPVRLFYTSNMPIMLQSALSSNVFLISQMLYSRFSENLLVRLFGVWEAKDGSSQLHATSGLVYYMSPPQNMKEALLDPIHMSAYIVYMLGACALFSKTWIEVSGSSPRDVAKQLKDQGLVMAGHRDQSMYKELKRIIPTAAAFGGACIGALSVTSDLLGALGSGTGTLLAVTIIYGYFEIAAKEGDMAGMKGMIMG; this is encoded by the exons ATGTGGACGGCCCTCaccctcctcatcttcctggtCATGAGCCAGATGCCTCTCTACGGTATCGTCTCCTCCGACAACTCGGATCCTCTATACTGGCTGCGAATGGTTATCGCGAGTAACCGTGGTACACTGATGGAATTGGGTATCACccccatcatctcctctgGCATGGTTTTCCAGCTCCTTGCTGGCACCCACATGATCGACGTCAACCTTGACCTCAAGTCCGACCGCGAGCTCTACCAGACCGCCCAGAAGCTTCTGGCCTTCATCCTCTCCGCCGGTACTGCTACTGTCTACGTCTTCTCCGGTCTCTATGGACCTCCCTCCGACCTCGGTGCTGGTATTGTCTTCCTCCTGATTCTCCAGCTTGTTGTTGCCGGCATGATTGTCATCCTCCTCGACGAGCTCCTCCAGAAGGGCTACGGTCTTGGCAGCGGTATCTCTCTGTTCATTGCCACCAACATCTGCGAGTCCATCATGTGGAAGGCTTTCTCCCccaccaccatcaacacTGGCCGTGGTCCCGAGTTTGAGGGTGCTGTCATTGCCCTCTTCCACCTCCTCATGACCTGGCCCAACAAGCAGCGAGCTCTCCAGGAGGCTTTCTACCGCCAGAACCTCCCCAACATCATGAACCTCCTTGCCACCATTGCCGTCTTCGCCGCTGTCATCTACCTCCAGGGTTTCCGCGTCGAGATCCCCGTCAAGTCTTCTCGCCAGCGTGGTGCTCGTGGATCTTACCCCGTCCGCCTGTTCTACACCTCCAACATGCCCATCATGCTGCAGTCCGCTCTTTCTTCCAACGTCTTCCTTATCAGCCAGATGCTCTACTCCCGCTTCTCTGAGAACCTCCTTGTCCGTCTCTTCGGTGTCTGGGAGGCTAAGGATGGTTCTTCTCAGCTCCACGCTACCTCTGGTCTCGTCTACTACATGTCTCCTCCCCAGAACATGAAGGAGGCTCTTCTCGACCCTATCCACATGAGTGCCTACATTGTCTACATGCTCGGTGCTTGcgctctcttctccaagaccTGGATTGAGGTTTCTGGCTCCAGCCCTCGTGATGTTgccaagcagctcaaggatCAGGGTCTCGTCATGGCCGGTCACCGTGATCAGTCCATGTACAAAGAGCTCAAGCGTATCATTCCTACTGCCGCTGCCTTTGGTGGTGCCTGCATTGGTGCGCTCTCCGTCACCAGTGACCTTTTGGGCGCTCTTGGTTCCGGTACTGGTACTCTCCTTGCTGTCAC TATCATCTACGGTTACTTCGAAATCGCCGCCAAGGAGGGTGACATGGCCGGTATGAAGGGCATGATTATGGGCTAA